The DNA window TAAATGTTTTAGATGAAAATATAGTTTTTAATTTCCTACCAGAAACATTAAGCGGCGTTATATATTGTCCGGGCAGTATTAATCTTCGACCATTTGAAAGAATTAAGCCAAACGATTTTATTGATGACTATAATTTGCAGGTTGTGGGTGCAATAAAAACAATACAAAATGTTGCCCCAAAATTAAAAAATAGCGAAAATGCTGCTATCATATTATTTTCAACTGTTGCGGTTCAAACAGGCTTTCCCTTTCACACTCAGGTGTCTGCATCTAAAGGCGCAATTGAAGGGCTAACAAAAGCATTGGCTGCAGAGTATGCACCAAAGATAAGGGTGAATTGTATAGCGCCGTCACTAACTGATACTCCTTTGGCAGCTTATTTGTTAAATAGCGAACAAAAGATAGAAGCAAGCGCACAGCGACATCCTCTAAAGAGAGTTGGAAAAACTGATGATATAGTTAATATGGCTGAGTTTTTACTTTCAACTAAAGCGAGCTGGATAACAGGGCAGATTATGCACGTAGACGGCGGAATTTCTACTTTAAAAACATAAAAATATGGCTATTCATCAATTAACTAAAACTCAAAAACTACCTTCCACTATTACTGAAATTTGGGACTTTGTTTCATCTCCTAATAATTTAAAAGAAATTACCCCAGATCATATGGGCTTTATTATAACCAGCAACACCGGTCCAGAAAAAATGTATCCGGGTATGATTATTACTTACAAGGTGAGCCCACTATTTGGCATTAAGCTTAACTGGATGACTGAAATTACCCACGTTAAGGATTATGAATATTTTGTTGATGAGCAAAGAGCTGGTCCTTTTAAGCTATGGCATCATCAACATAAACTCAAACAAATCGAAGGCGGAGTTTTAATGACTGATATTGTTACTTACGAGCCTCCCTTGGGCCTATTGGGATCAATAGCAAATTCTTTTTTAATTAGAAAACAGGTTGAACAAATATTTGATTACAGAACAATTGCATTAGAAAAGCGGTTTGGGAGATTTGTTGCAATATAGGTTCTAAAAAAAGCATTGAAAGGACACCGGTACGGTATTGCTTTCTAGCGGGGCTCCTCCAAATAACACTAGCCTAGTATTCGACTAGCGATGGATAAAGCTACTCTGTCTCGGTCAGAACCAAAGCCTCTGGGGTCGAGTTGCAGAGCAGATCGATAGTGAACAGTTACTGGATTTCAAAGGCGAGCGCTGCGTCTATCTTAGGAAGGAGAAATTGATATCCGCTCTCA is part of the Pseudomonadota bacterium genome and encodes:
- a CDS encoding SDR family NAD(P)-dependent oxidoreductase produces the protein MANYLIIGASSGIGKKLAEQLSESGHHIFGTYCKNEIHSNNPLIQFHPLNVLDENIVFNFLPETLSGVIYCPGSINLRPFERIKPNDFIDDYNLQVVGAIKTIQNVAPKLKNSENAAIILFSTVAVQTGFPFHTQVSASKGAIEGLTKALAAEYAPKIRVNCIAPSLTDTPLAAYLLNSEQKIEASAQRHPLKRVGKTDDIVNMAEFLLSTKASWITGQIMHVDGGISTLKT
- a CDS encoding SRPBCC family protein, with the translated sequence MAIHQLTKTQKLPSTITEIWDFVSSPNNLKEITPDHMGFIITSNTGPEKMYPGMIITYKVSPLFGIKLNWMTEITHVKDYEYFVDEQRAGPFKLWHHQHKLKQIEGGVLMTDIVTYEPPLGLLGSIANSFLIRKQVEQIFDYRTIALEKRFGRFVAI